Proteins encoded by one window of Vampirovibrionales bacterium:
- the hemC gene encoding hydroxymethylbilane synthase has translation MSDSASALRVGSRKSPLARRQAESVMAWIAARHPQCALSWSGIATQGDRQLDRPLATLARETLTKGVFVRELENALLAGEIDVAVHSLKDMPGDLPPGLALQSAGEREDPCDALVSITGLSLSQLPAGARLGTSSVRREAMLRALRPDVACYSVRGNLQTRLAKLESGEYDALILAAAGLRRLGEEARIVQRFDPLVELTPPCGQGILAVEYRQNDARTRALLASIAVPAVETAMQAERAALCALQAGCSAALGAYAAPEPDGDFTLSLWFLPPETSMPLMARARFQPVDAARTAHALALRLQATAPAP, from the coding sequence TTGAGCGATTCGGCAAGCGCTCTGCGCGTTGGCAGCCGAAAAAGCCCGCTGGCGCGACGCCAGGCCGAAAGCGTCATGGCCTGGATTGCGGCGCGTCATCCGCAATGCGCGCTGAGTTGGTCGGGTATTGCGACTCAGGGCGATCGTCAGCTTGATCGACCGCTGGCGACGCTGGCTCGCGAGACGCTAACCAAAGGCGTCTTCGTCCGAGAGCTGGAAAACGCCTTGCTCGCTGGCGAAATCGATGTGGCGGTGCATAGTTTGAAAGACATGCCCGGCGATTTACCGCCCGGCTTGGCGCTTCAGTCTGCTGGCGAACGCGAAGACCCCTGCGATGCGCTGGTTTCGATAACAGGCTTGTCGCTTTCGCAACTCCCTGCGGGCGCACGACTCGGCACGTCGTCGGTCCGACGCGAAGCGATGCTGCGGGCGCTCCGGCCTGATGTTGCCTGTTATTCCGTGCGAGGGAATCTGCAAACCCGTCTGGCAAAGCTTGAATCGGGCGAATACGACGCCTTGATTCTTGCAGCGGCAGGTTTGCGACGTTTAGGCGAAGAGGCGCGCATTGTCCAGCGCTTTGATCCGCTGGTCGAACTGACGCCGCCCTGTGGGCAAGGCATTCTGGCGGTGGAGTATCGTCAGAACGATGCGCGTACGCGCGCCCTGCTGGCCAGTATTGCGGTTCCGGCGGTCGAGACGGCCATGCAAGCCGAGCGCGCCGCCTTATGCGCCCTTCAGGCGGGATGCAGCGCGGCTCTGGGGGCTTACGCCGCTCCCGAGCCGGACGGCGATTTTACCCTCTCGCTGTGGTTCTTGCCGCCTGAGACGTCAATGCCCTTAATGGCGCGCGCGCGTTTTCAGCCCGTAGACGCCGCTAGAACCGCTCATGCGCTGGCTTTGCGTCTCCAGGCGACTGCCCCCGCGCCCTGA
- a CDS encoding glutamyl-tRNA reductase yields MTHHPRTPLQILVAGVRQKNAPIAIRERFALTPAEMPAALTRLRAEPGVEECAILSTCNRTELYLVVRDALAAQAAFRRFFLDWRGLDVQEARQALFMRLEEDAALHLMRVASGLDSLVLGESQILGQVKDACEAGKAAGTTGRLLNRLFRVAISVSKRVRSELGIADKDLSVSRAAYERARALAPDLLSQRIVVIGGGKVAALVLDALRREMTAEQRRRVTIVNRSAARLAELMAATGFHGVGWDDVHQALDGCQTLFVATGAPHLVLDASHFEALAPERRPGLILDLAMPRNVDPAIAERFADILLLNADDLGEGGAFCQDRQRALISQAQLLIDEACAGFGHWRVGLSATPTITGLRGHLETIRREQLDALSISDQAFADALSRRLINRILHEPLTRLREGESSQAVQRRAEVIRHVFNLQASAP; encoded by the coding sequence ATGACCCATCATCCGCGAACGCCGCTGCAAATTCTGGTCGCCGGGGTGCGGCAGAAAAACGCCCCCATCGCCATCCGCGAGCGCTTCGCCTTGACGCCCGCCGAGATGCCCGCCGCTCTGACCCGCCTGCGCGCCGAGCCCGGCGTGGAAGAGTGCGCCATCCTCAGCACCTGCAACCGCACTGAGCTGTATCTCGTGGTGCGCGATGCGCTGGCCGCTCAGGCGGCTTTCCGGCGTTTCTTCCTCGATTGGCGCGGATTGGACGTGCAGGAGGCGCGCCAAGCCCTGTTTATGCGCTTGGAAGAAGACGCGGCGCTGCATCTGATGCGTGTCGCCAGCGGCTTGGACAGTCTGGTCCTGGGAGAATCCCAGATTCTGGGTCAGGTGAAAGACGCCTGCGAGGCGGGAAAAGCCGCTGGCACGACCGGACGCCTGCTCAATCGGCTGTTTCGCGTGGCAATTTCCGTCAGTAAGCGTGTCAGGAGCGAATTGGGCATTGCCGACAAGGATCTCAGCGTCAGTCGCGCCGCCTACGAGCGCGCCCGCGCCTTGGCCCCCGATCTGCTCAGTCAGCGCATCGTCGTGATTGGCGGCGGTAAGGTCGCCGCGCTGGTCCTCGACGCCCTGCGCCGCGAGATGACCGCCGAACAGCGCCGCCGCGTGACGATCGTCAACCGCAGCGCGGCTCGGCTGGCCGAATTAATGGCCGCCACCGGTTTTCACGGCGTCGGCTGGGATGACGTGCATCAGGCGCTCGACGGCTGTCAGACGCTCTTTGTCGCTACAGGCGCGCCGCATCTGGTGCTGGACGCTTCTCATTTTGAGGCGTTGGCGCCTGAGCGCCGTCCCGGCTTGATTCTGGATTTGGCCATGCCGCGAAACGTCGATCCAGCTATTGCTGAGCGCTTTGCGGACATCCTCCTGCTGAACGCCGATGATCTGGGCGAAGGCGGCGCGTTCTGTCAGGATCGTCAGCGGGCCTTGATTTCACAGGCGCAGTTGCTCATCGACGAAGCCTGCGCCGGATTTGGCCATTGGCGCGTGGGCCTGTCTGCGACTCCGACCATTACAGGGCTGCGCGGACATCTTGAAACCATTCGCCGTGAGCAGCTAGACGCCTTGTCTATCAGCGATCAGGCTTTTGCGGACGCGCTTTCGCGCCGACTTATCAACCGGATTCTCCATGAACCGCTGACCCGCCTGCGCGAGGGCGAGTCGTCTCAAGCCGTCCAGCGCCGCGCCGAGGTGATTCGCCATGTGTTTAACCTACAGGCGTCTGCTCCTTGA
- a CDS encoding VWA domain-containing protein: MMLPSPQAFHWVQPLWLLLLLPWLLLPWLYAWLTRRGWQERLQFSVSAAMAQARALQRQSRGWRRLLSPLLCWLALAFLILAAAQPQMLTRTAERAVDMMLALDVSLSMGADDVSPSRLQAARETARRFVRDLPPEIRVGLTLFSGATVVVASPTRDHAHIDSLLGRVTEKRLRPGTAIGDAIEASVQTLSEAPPREASPDSHPLESPSEAVPRRLILLISDGEQQSGFPWPEAAENAARSNVMICAIGVGSAQGATIRYRDERFFVALNDATLQELARRTGGRYFRVFRPQDFAPVFDQLGARALQTRLRPDELSPAFAATALLLLAAHLALNAFWLRRLP; the protein is encoded by the coding sequence GTGATGCTTCCGTCGCCGCAGGCATTTCATTGGGTTCAGCCTCTTTGGCTGTTGTTATTGCTGCCTTGGCTCTTGCTGCCGTGGCTATACGCCTGGCTGACCCGGCGCGGCTGGCAGGAGCGACTTCAATTCAGCGTATCGGCGGCGATGGCGCAGGCCCGAGCGCTTCAGCGGCAGTCGCGCGGGTGGCGTCGTCTGTTGTCGCCTCTCTTATGCTGGCTGGCGCTGGCTTTCCTCATTCTAGCCGCTGCGCAGCCGCAGATGCTGACGCGTACGGCGGAGCGCGCGGTGGATATGATGCTGGCGCTGGATGTGTCGCTGAGCATGGGCGCAGACGACGTTTCTCCCAGTCGATTACAGGCGGCCCGTGAGACGGCGCGCCGCTTTGTGCGCGACCTCCCGCCGGAAATCCGGGTGGGGCTGACGTTGTTTTCGGGCGCTACTGTGGTTGTCGCGTCGCCGACGCGCGATCATGCCCATATCGATTCGCTGTTAGGCCGCGTCACCGAAAAGCGTCTGCGCCCCGGCACGGCGATTGGCGATGCGATTGAGGCTTCGGTCCAAACCCTGTCCGAGGCGCCGCCGCGCGAAGCGTCGCCCGACTCTCATCCTCTCGAATCCCCATCAGAAGCCGTGCCGCGCCGATTGATTCTCCTGATCAGCGATGGCGAGCAGCAATCGGGCTTCCCGTGGCCGGAAGCCGCCGAAAACGCTGCGCGCAGCAACGTGATGATCTGCGCCATCGGTGTTGGCAGCGCTCAAGGCGCGACGATTCGTTACCGCGACGAGCGCTTTTTCGTGGCCTTGAATGACGCGACGCTTCAAGAACTGGCGCGGCGCACGGGTGGCCGCTATTTTCGCGTCTTTCGCCCTCAGGATTTTGCTCCGGTCTTCGATCAACTGGGCGCGCGCGCGCTACAAACCCGTCTGCGTCCAGACGAATTGTCCCCGGCGTTTGCCGCAACGGCCCTGCTCCTGCTCGCGGCGCATCTGGCTCTTAACGCCTTCTGGCTGCGGCGTTTGCCTTAA
- a CDS encoding DUF58 domain-containing protein, with translation MAASLSARVRKALLPWLDPPAYVAALMARSGLRDEGDDVLRLAADDLLNAWRARLQRKLATLPEGERPIRALGGGMDFARLREYQPGDDARALDWNVYARTRIPHVREYYAEKTLTAWLLVDLTPSMTVGGRRRKSRQAVAMAAVTGMLAQKAGYRLGLMAFDGHQTRLIKPAVGLIRLQALVETLQIACREAEARAMELWDASKSPHVPRLADDALLQALSEARRLIQRRSWVALFSDLASDSVAWPAAMADLGRACDLVVALIHDPCELDLSRAPLACALRDPETAQALEIPVRSKAFYVDYARLAREQLEARRAQAKFAAHCQATSTTADPLEAALSLLAAFGGWAA, from the coding sequence GTGGCCGCGTCGCTGTCGGCGCGCGTGCGCAAGGCGCTTTTGCCGTGGCTGGATCCGCCTGCGTACGTAGCGGCGCTGATGGCCCGCTCCGGCCTTCGCGATGAGGGCGATGACGTCCTGCGTCTGGCCGCTGATGATTTGCTGAACGCCTGGCGGGCGCGCTTGCAACGCAAGCTGGCGACCCTGCCCGAAGGCGAGCGACCGATCCGTGCGCTGGGCGGCGGCATGGATTTCGCTCGCCTGCGCGAGTATCAGCCTGGCGACGACGCCCGCGCCCTCGACTGGAACGTCTACGCCCGCACGCGGATTCCTCACGTCCGTGAATATTACGCCGAAAAGACCCTCACCGCTTGGCTTCTGGTTGATTTAACGCCCTCGATGACCGTGGGCGGGCGGCGCCGCAAGTCGCGTCAGGCGGTGGCAATGGCGGCGGTCACAGGGATGCTCGCGCAGAAGGCGGGCTATCGGCTTGGCCTGATGGCCTTTGACGGCCATCAAACGCGCCTGATTAAGCCCGCAGTTGGCCTGATTCGTCTTCAGGCGCTGGTGGAAACCCTGCAAATCGCCTGTCGCGAAGCGGAAGCGCGCGCGATGGAACTTTGGGACGCGTCGAAATCCCCTCATGTCCCGCGCCTGGCTGATGATGCCCTGCTACAAGCCTTGAGCGAGGCTCGCCGACTGATTCAGCGCCGGTCGTGGGTAGCGCTCTTCAGCGATTTAGCCTCCGATAGCGTGGCCTGGCCCGCCGCGATGGCCGATCTGGGCCGGGCCTGCGATCTCGTTGTTGCGCTGATTCATGACCCGTGCGAGCTGGATCTTTCCCGTGCGCCGCTGGCGTGCGCGCTGCGCGACCCGGAAACGGCGCAAGCGCTTGAAATCCCCGTAAGGTCCAAGGCGTTTTACGTCGACTACGCGCGTCTGGCGCGCGAGCAACTGGAGGCGAGACGCGCGCAGGCAAAATTTGCAGCCCATTGCCAAGCCACGTCTACGACAGCCGATCCGCTGGAGGCCGCCTTATCGCTGCTGGCAGCTTTTGGAGGATGGGCCGCGTGA
- a CDS encoding MoxR family ATPase — MTDGLYDGETGRLSPERAQEAAALLERALYEMKKVIVGQQDLLERLLIALMAQGHALVEGAPGLAKTLMLKSLAQALSVGFKRIQFTPDLLPSDLIGARIFNPATGEFATEPGPLFTNFVLADEINRAPAKVQSALLEAMQERQITVGRQTFALEAPFLVMATQNPIESEGTYALPEAQLDRFLFKLLAAYPDAREEAVIVQRMTGADIPQISPVLDADALLRLCDWVGKVYIDPALAHGIVDLIQATRRPPTNALTRAIQFGASPRGSLALTMASKAMALMRGRDYVRSEDVTALAHDCLRHRIILSYEGLAAGMTPDSFLDELLTLLPPPGASRGA; from the coding sequence ATGACCGATGGCCTTTACGATGGCGAGACAGGCCGCTTGAGTCCTGAACGCGCGCAAGAAGCCGCCGCTCTGCTGGAACGCGCGCTGTACGAGATGAAGAAGGTCATCGTCGGCCAGCAAGACCTGCTCGAACGCCTGTTAATTGCGCTGATGGCCCAGGGCCACGCGCTGGTGGAAGGCGCGCCCGGTCTGGCTAAAACCCTGATGCTCAAGAGTCTCGCCCAAGCCCTGTCTGTCGGATTCAAACGCATCCAGTTTACGCCGGATTTGCTGCCCTCGGATCTCATCGGCGCGCGGATTTTCAACCCCGCCACCGGGGAATTCGCGACAGAGCCCGGCCCTCTGTTTACCAATTTTGTGCTGGCTGATGAAATCAACCGCGCGCCCGCCAAAGTGCAGAGCGCGCTGCTGGAAGCCATGCAGGAGCGGCAAATCACCGTTGGGCGGCAGACGTTTGCCTTGGAAGCGCCGTTTCTGGTGATGGCCACGCAAAATCCTATCGAGTCGGAAGGCACGTACGCCTTGCCCGAAGCCCAGCTCGATCGCTTTCTCTTCAAGCTGCTGGCCGCTTACCCTGATGCGCGCGAAGAAGCTGTCATCGTCCAGCGCATGACCGGCGCCGACATCCCGCAGATATCGCCGGTGCTGGATGCGGACGCGCTGCTGCGTCTGTGCGACTGGGTGGGCAAGGTTTATATCGATCCGGCGCTCGCCCACGGCATTGTCGACTTGATTCAGGCCACGCGCCGCCCGCCCACTAACGCTCTCACGCGCGCCATTCAATTTGGCGCTTCTCCGCGCGGCTCGCTGGCCCTCACGATGGCCTCTAAAGCAATGGCTCTGATGCGCGGGCGCGATTACGTCCGTTCAGAAGACGTAACGGCGCTGGCGCACGACTGCCTTCGCCACCGCATTATCCTCTCCTACGAAGGCCTCGCCGCCGGGATGACGCCCGATAGTTTTCTGGACGAGCTGCTGACCCTGCTGCCGCCGCCCGGCGCATCGAGAGGCGCGTAA